The sequence CAAGCAGGACAGCGACGACGACTCGGCGCCCGCGGAGACGGTGTGTCTCCAGGTCACCCACTCCTTCTCGGCGGCCTCGGGCGTGAAGACCACGCCGGGTCTGCCGCTGGAGCTGACCGTGGACGTGGTGGACGGCCCCTCGGGCCACCACGACGTGGCCTCCTTCGGCCTCGGCCGCGGCTGGTGGCTGCTCGGCGCACTGGTGCTGGCCGGCTTCCTCGCGGGTCTGCTGTGGGGCTGGGTGTCACGCTGGCGGGTCGCGGTCTGGAGGACGAACTGATGCGGATCACACGCGTACTGGGCGCCGCGCTGCTGGCGCTGGGGCTGGCCGCCGGACCGGCCGCCGCCGATTCCTCGCCCTCGCCGAGCGCCTCGGCCGACGGTGACGCGCCCACGCAGGCGGGCACCTCCTTCCGTACGGCGACGGAGATCGAGCAGGGCGAGCGGGCCACCGCCTCCGGCTCCACCGGCGACTACCTGTACTGGTCCTTCCCGGCGGACACCGGACAGCGCCCCACCGTCGAGGCGACGGTGAAGCTCCCGGCCACACACGGCGCGCAGACCTGGCAGCTCGACGTGTACGACGGGCTGCGGCGCCGTCAGGCCTGCCAGTACGGCGCGCAGTCGCGCACCGCCGCGCCGGACGCCGGCACCGTCGGACTGGCCTGTGTGCTGCGTACGGTGCGCGGCTGGTCGGAGGCGTGGGCCAACGACCCGTTGCCGGGCACGTACTACATCCGGCTGACGGTGGTGGACCTCGCCGCCTCCGACCTCGGCCAGCCGGTCGGCGCCGAAGTACGCGTCGACTCCAAGGACATCGGCGGCGCGGCGGCGGTCGACGGCTCGCTGGGCAAGCCGCTCGTCCCGGGCATCGCCGCCAAGTCCGCGGCGGACGAGGACGGTTCGAAGGGAGCCGTGCTGTCCAGCTTCGGCCGGGACGACGGCTGGTCGTCCGGCTGGTGGTCCGACCGCTGGGTGTGGACCGGGATCGGCGGCGTGCTGGCCGCGCTCGCCGGCATCGGCGGCTACGCGCTGACGCGCGGGTCGGGCCGGCCGTCCCGGGTGCCGCCGGGCGCCTGAGCCGTACACCTCGCGAGAAACGATGAAGGCCCGCCGCTTTGGCGGGCCTTCGTCCGTACCGCGCCGGCCCCCGCGGGGCTCACCGCACCGGCCACGCGACCGCCCGTCACGCCTCGCGCAGCGCCTTGGCGAGCGTGCCCTCGCCGGTCACCGTCACCCGTCCGTCCCGTACGGCCTGCGGCAGGGCCAGCTCGCCGCGGGCGACGGCCTCGCAGGTCGCCGCGTCCATCACCAGGTACGCGTCGGCCGTACCGGGCGCGGGCCCGTCACCGTAGACCGGCCCTTCCTCGGCGCCGGCACGGAGGTAGAACTCGCCTTCCTCCAGGCGTACTTCGACGAGCCCCTCGCCCTCCAGAGACCGCAGCAGCGGCAGCGCGAACCAGTGCGCGCGCACCGCGTCGGTGGGTCTGCGCTCGCCCAGCTCGCGCGCGCCCCAGCTGCCCAGCGCCTGGAGGACCGGCAGCAACTGGCGGCCGCGCGCGGTGAGTTCGTACACGTACACGGCGCCCGGCGGAGGCAGCCTGCGGCGGGTGGCGAGGCCGTCGCGTTCCATCTCCTTCAGCCGTGAGGCGAGTACGTCCGTGCTCACGCCGGGCAGGTCCGCGTGCAGATCCGTGTAGCGGCGGGGGCCGGCGAGCAACTCCCGGACGATCAGCAGGGTCCATCGGTCGCCGACGAGATCGAGGGCGCGGGCGGTGGAACAGTACTGGTCGTAGCTTCGGCGAGGTGACATGCGACGCAGTGTAGACGCGTTGTTGGACTTTCCAAGCTCTCACTTGGTAAAACCAAGCAACACGAGTTCCCGGAGGGGCGCATGGAGTTCCGGCAGTCCAACAAGCTCAGCGAGGTGTGCTACGAGATCCGCGGCCCGGTGATCGAGCACGCCAACGCGCTGGAGGAGGCGGGGCACAGCGTGCTGCGCCTGAACACCGGCAATCCCGCGGCCTTCGGCTTCGAGGCGCCGGAGGAGATCCTCCAGGACATGATCCGGATGCTGCCGCAGGCGCACGGCTACACGGACTCCCGAGGCGTGCTCTCCGCCCGCCGCGCGGTCGCCCAGCGCTACCAGGGCTTGGGCCTGGACGTCGACGTGGACGACGTCTTCCTGGGCAACGGCGTCTCGGAGCTGGTCTCCATGGCCGTCCAGGCGCTGGTCGAGGACGGCGACGAGATCCTCATCCCCGCACCGGACTTCCCGCTGTGGACGGCCGTCACCACGCTGGCCGGCGGCAAGGCCGTGCACTACCTGTGCGACGAACAGGCCGACTGGAACCCGGACCTGGCCGACCTCGCGTCGAAGATCACCGACCGCACCAAGGCCGTGGTCATCATCAACCCCAACAACCCGACGGGCGCGGTCTACCCGAAGGAGGTCGTCGAGGGCATCCTCGACCTGGCCCGCCGGCACGGCCTGATGGTGTTCGCGGACGAGATCTACGACCAGATCCTGTACGACGACGCCGTCCACCACTCGGCCGCCGCGCTCGCCCCCGATCTGGTCGTCCTCACCTTCTGCGGTCTGTCCAAGACCTACCGGGTGGCGGGCTTCCGCTCCGGCTGGCTGGTGGTCACCGGTCCCAAGCAGCACGCCAAGGACTATCTGGAAGGCCTGACCATGCTGGCCTCCATGCGGCTGTGCGCCAACGCGCCCGCGCAGTACGCCATCCAGGCCGCGCTCGGCGGACGCCAGTCCATCCGCGAACTGACCCGGCCCGGCGGACGTCTGCACGAACAGCGGACCGTGGCCTGGGAGAAGCTGAACGAGATCCCCGGCGTGTCCTGCGTCAAGCCCAAGGGCGCGCTGTACGCCTTCCCGCGCATCGACCCCAAGGTGCACCCGATCCACGACGACGAGAAGTTCGTCCTGGACCTGCTGCTGCGGGAGAAGATCCAGGTGGTCCAGGGCACCGGCTTCAATTGGCCCGCTCCCGACCACTTCCGCATCCTGACCCTGCCGCACGCGGAGGACCTGGAGGCGGCGATCGGCCGGATCGGCAGGTTCCTCGCCGGGTACCGGCAGTAGGCGGGACCGGCGCACCCGAACCGGCCACCGCAGTCGAGTTGGCCCGTTTCGCTCGCTTGTGCGAAGATCACCGCGCATGATCGGGGGACTTCCGCGACGAGCCCTCGGTGCGCGCCCGACCAGCGCCGCACCGCACCGCCGCACCGCACCGCACCGCCACGCCCCCGGTCCGCTCCATCGACCAGGGGGAAACAGCAGTGTTCTCGTACGGAAGACCGGTCACGCACGGACGGCCGGCCGCTCGCGGCAGGCGTCGCGGCGCGGTCGTCGCCCTGCTCTGTGCGGCGCTGACCGCGGTCGTGGTACCGGCCGCGCGGGCCGGTGCGCCGGCGCCGGCCGCCGGGCAGGAGGCGCGGCAGGCCGCGCGGTTCTGGACCGCCGAGCGCATGGCCGGGGCGCGGCCGCTCGACGCGCTGCGGCACACGCCGCCGGCACCGACGGCACCTTCGGCGCCGGCCGCCGCGGCGGCCCGGCCGAAGGGCACCCTGTTCAAGGGCACCCGGCTCGTCGGGACGTTCTTCGGCGCCGACGGGCCGCGCGGCACCGCCTGGCACTGCACCGGCAGTGTCATCGACACCAGGGCCCGGAACATCGTGCTCACCGCGGCCCACTGCGCGCGGAGCATGAAGGGCGACTACCTCTTCGTCCCGAAGTTCGTGAAGGGCGCGGCCCCCGACCGGCAGCCGTACGGCATCTTCCCCGTCAAGCGGATCTTCACCGACCCGCGGTACGTGCCCGACCCGGGCTCGACCACCACCAAGAAGGCCGTCTCCGACCTGGACACCGCGTTCGCCCGGGTCTCGGCCAACCAGTGGGGCCGGTCCCTCCAGGACGCGGTGGGCGGCGGACTGACCTTCACCCGGCCCTCGGGCTACACCCACCGGGGCGTCACCGTCGTCGGCTATCCCTCCCACCGGCACAACAGCGCCGGACGCGCGGTCAGGTGCACGGTGCCGACGAAGCAGTTGCGCGGATACCGGCAGCTGTCGATGACCTGCGGCGGCTACTACGGCGGCGTGTCCGGCAGCCCGTGGATCACCGACTACAAGGACGACGCCCGCACCGGCCACGTCATCGGCAACCTCGGCGGCTACAACGGCGGCGGCAACGACGCCAACGTGGACTACATCAGCTACGCCACCGCGTTCGGCGCCGACGCCGCGAACCTCCTCGGGTACGCCGTCGCCGATCATGCCCCGCCCGCCGATCTGCCTCCGTACCGAGGGCTGAAGGGCGGCCTGCCGGGCGGCGCCGGGCGCTGGCGCAAGGCCGCGCTCATGGCCTCCGGCGAGTACACCGGCGACCGGCACGGCGATCTGCTGGCGGTCTGGTCCGACGGCGCGGTCACCCTGCATCCGGGCGACGGCAGGGGCGGGTTCGCGGCCGAGAAGCAACTGCGGCAGGCCAACTCCACCTGGACGCACGCCCGGACGCTGACCGGCGGCACCTTCGCCGGCGGCGGGCGGGCCGGGCTGCTGGTGCGCTGGTCCGACGGCGAGGTCACCCTCTACCCGCAGCCCGGTCCCGCCGGGCTGGGCCGGGAGATCCGGATGGCGGCGCCGGGCTCCGCCTGGAAGAACGCCGTCCAGCTCACCGCCGGGGCGTTCCGCGCCGGCGGCGGCACCGCCCCGCTGGTCCGCTGGGCCGACGGCGGGCTCACCCTGTACCCGGGGGCCGGCACCGGCGGACTCGGCGCCTCCACCCGGCTCCTTCCGGCGGGCGGCACCTGGACCAGGGCCGCGTTGCTGACCGGCGGCGACTTCGGCGGCACGGCCGCCGGGGACCTGCTGGTGCGCTGGTCCGACGGCGCGCTCGACGTCTACACCGGCACCTCGGCGGCGGGACCCGGCGCCAAGTCCCGCCTGCGCGGCCCGAACGGCCTGTGGCAGCAGGCCCGGGTGCTGACGGCCGGCGCCTTCCGCCACGACGGCCCGGCCGACGACCTGGTCGTGCGCTGGTCCGACGGCGAAACCACGCTGTACGCCGACACCCGCGCCAAGGCCCTCGGCACCGAGTACACGCTGGTCCACCCCGGCACCTGACCGCACCACGGCACTTCCAGGGGGAACGATGCCCGCCACCACCCGACCGGCCGCCGGCCTCGCCGCACGCACGGCCGGCCTCGCTCTCACGCTCGCGGCAGGCCTGACGCTGACGGCCTGCGGCACCACCACGACCGCCGCACCGGCCGCCACCGCACCGGCCGCCACCGCACCGCCCTGCCGTACCGCCTCGCTGGCCTGGACGCTGTCGCTGCTCGACGGCGACGGCGACGGCGACAGCGACGACGGTGACGGCGCGGGGCGGGGAGGCCACCGGTCCGGGGCCCGTCTCGTCGCCGTCAACAAGGGCTCCGGCCCCTGCGTGTTCTCCGGGTTCCCGGGCCTGGAGATCCACCACGGCAAGGCGGACGGCATCGAGGGCACCGGCGCCGGCCGTCCCGCGGCCCTCTCGCTGCCCGGCCAGGCGGCCGTCGCCGTGGACCTCCGCTACACCCGCCGCGGCACGCCGGGCGCGGACACCTCCTGGTGCGTACGGCAGCACGAGGCCACCGTCAGGGCACCGCACGACACCGACGGCACGGTCGTCCCGGTCACGGACGCGCACGGGAAGGCGGCCGTGCTCGACGCGTGCGGGGAGACCATCGCCATGGCGGCCCCGCACCGCACGGCCGCCGGGAGCTGACGGCGGCGGGCGCGCACAACGCCGTCCGGCGCAGTTCGTCCTGCGGGCGGCGGGGACCCATGGCACCGTGCCGTCATGGGTGACCTCTTTCTCGTCCGGCACGGGGAGACCGAATGGTCGCGGTCCGGGCGGCACACCGGCCGGACCGACGTACCGCTGACCGAGCACGGGCGGGACGAGGCGCGCCGGCTGGTCCCCCTGATCCGCTCGCACCGGATCGGAGCGGCCTTCGTCAGCCCCCTCCAGCGGGCCCGGGAGACCGCCGAGCTGATCGGCGTCCCGGACGCGCGGGTCGACGCCGACCTGTGCGAATGGGACTACGGCGGATACGAGGGCGTGACCACGCCGGAGATCCAGCGGAGCCGCCCCGGCTGGTTCCTGTTCACCGACGGTGTCGCACCAGGCCCTCCCGGCCGTCCCGGCGAGAGCCCGGAGCAGGTCGGGGAGCGCGCCGACCGGATGCTCGCCAAGGCCGACGCCGCCCTCGCCAACACGGAGGGGGTCGTCGTACTGATCGCGCACGGCCACTTCCTCCGCGTCCTCACCGCCCGCCGCCTGGGCCTGTCGCCCCGGCACGGCGCCCTCTTCCAGCTCGCCACGGGCGCGCTGGGCCGCCTCGGCACGGAGCACGGCCGCCATGTGGTGGCGGGATGGAACATCCGGCCACCGGAGTAGCGGAGCCGCCGCCCCGGCCGTACGGGCAGGAGCGACGACGCACCGCGCACCGGTCGTTGTCGGACCCCGGTCGTACTCTTCGACCGGGGCCCACGACGGGCCCGGGCGGCCGTCCGCGGGGGCGGGGCCCAGGAGTCAGCGGTGCCGGAAGGAGCAGCCCGTGACCCGACCGCCGTCCGCCGCGCAGCGACGGGTGATCGAGGAGGCCGATCCGGTGACCGGGCGGCTGCGCGGTACGCCGGCCCAGCTCGCGGCGCTGGTGCGGCGGGGCCTGGCCTTCCGCCACCCCCGGCCGCCGCACGACCACTTCCTCACTCCGGCCGGACATCGCGTCCGGGAGGAGGTGCCCGGGCCGCCCGCCGGATCGGCTCCGGACACCGGGGTGTTCACGGCCCGGGTCGGCGGCGAGGAGGAACCGGCGGTGTCCGGCCCGGCCCGGCGCCGGGAGGTGCACAGTGCCTGGCAGGGGCTGCTGGAGCTGCGCAGGATGACGCATCCGCACGGCGCCGTGGACCGGCCCTGCGGCTGGGAGCGGACGCATCTCGTGCGGGCCGCCGCGCTCGCGCTGGAGGCGGCCGGACACCGCCCGGCGGACGCGGACGCGGACGGGTACCGGGTCCGGGCGACCCCGCAGCCGGAGGCGGTCGCGGTGTACGCGCCGGACGCCCGGACGCTGGCGGCCTGCGCGGCGACGCTGGAGGAGGCCGGCTGGCAGACCGGCGAGTACACCGAGCCCAGGACGAGGGCCCGCTATCTGCTGGCCTCGCCGCGCCGGGTGTGACCGGCGTGTCAGGATCGGCCGACCGCAGTACCGAACACGAGAAGGGCGCGCAGTGACCGAACCGTTTTCCGTCCGGGTGACCGTCCGCGGCTACGAGACCGACACCCAGGGACATCTCAACCAGGCGGTATACCTCAACTACGCGGAACACGCCCGCTGGTCGCTGCTCCAGGCCGCCGGGATCAGCCAGGCCGGGCTGGTCGGCCGGGGTGTGGGACCGGTGGCGCTGGAGACCACCATCGGCTTCCGGCGGGAGCTGCTCGCCGGCGACGAGGTCGACGTGACGTGCGCCTTCGAGTGGGGCGAGGGCAAGACGTTCCGGATCCGGCAGGAGATACGCAAGACCGACGGCACGCTCGCCGCCGAGGTGACCGCGGTGGGCGGCATCATGGACCTCACGCAACGCAAGCTGGTCGCCGACCCGCGCGCGGTGTTCAAGGAACTGGCGACGGACCCCGCCCTGTTCGGCCTGTAGGCCTCCGCACGCGCGACGGGGCCGGGGGCGACGGTGTGCTCCGTCTCCCCCGGCCGGCCGGGTCCCGGCACCCGGTGTCAGCGGACGGCGGCGATCTCCTCCCCCGCCTCCATGGGATGGGTGACGTCCTGTGCCTCGCGGCCCTTGCCGAGGTGGTTGAAGAGCAGGTTGAGCACCACGGCCGTGACGCAGCCGGTGGAGATGCCCGAGTCCAGGACGATCTTCGCGGTCTCCGGGAAGGAGTGGTAGAACTCCGGCGCGGTGATCGGGATGATGCCGACCGCGAGGGACACGGCCACGATCAGCACGTTGTTGTCCTTGTCCAGGCCGGCCCGGACCAGGGTCTGGATGCCGCTCGCGGCGACCGAGCCGAACAGGACGATGCCGGCGCCGCCGAGGACCGGCCGGGGCACGACCGCGATCAGCGAGGCGGCCATCGGGCACAGGCCCATCAGCACCAGGAAGCCGCCGCCGGTCGCGACGACGTACCGGCTGCGGATCCGGGTCATCGCGACCAGTCCGATGTTCTGGGCGAAGGCGCTGCACATGAAGCCGTTGAACAGCGGGCTGAGCGCGGAGCCGAGGGTGTCGGCGCGCAGGCCGGCCGCGATGGTCTTCTCGTCGGCGGGGCGTTCGACGATCTCGCCGAGGGCCAGCATGTCGGCGGTCGACTCGGTCATCGAGACGACCATGACCACGCACAGGGAGAGGATCGCGGCGAGCTGGAACCGAGGGGCGCCGAAGTGGAACGGGGTCGGGAAGCCGACCACGTCGGCGTCGGCGACCGGGCCGAAGTCGGTGACGCCGAACGGGATCGCGAGAAGCGTGCCGGCGACCAGGCCGATCAGCACGGCGATCTGCTTGACGAAGCCCCGGGTGAAGCGGCGCAGCAGCAGGACGATCAGCAGGGTGATGCCGGCCAGGGTGAGGTAGGTGGTCGAACCGTAGTCGTGGGCCCGGGGGTCGGGGCCCTGCGCCCAGCCGAAGGCGACGGGGAGCAGGGAGACGCCGATCAGGGTGATGACGGAGCCGGTGACGACCGGCGGGAAGAAGCGGATCGCCTTGCTGAAGAAGGGCGCCGCGACGAAGCCGAGGAGGCCGGCGACGATGACCGCGCCGAAGATGACCGGCAGGGCGTCGGACTTGTCCTTCGTGGAGGCGACGATCGCGGTCATGGGGGCGACACCGGCGAAGGTGACGCCGTTGACGAAGGGCAGCCGGGCGCCGATCTTCCAGAAGCCGAGCGTCTGGAGGAAGGTGGCGAGGCCGGCGGTGAACAGGCAGGCACCGGTGAGGAAGGTCAGCTCGGTCGCGCTGAGGCCGATGGCCGCGCCGACGATGAGCGGTGGTGCGACGACACCGGCGTACATGGCGGCCACGTGCTGCAGGCCGCTGGTCGCCATTTTCAGGGCGGGGAGTTTCTCGTCTACGGGATGGGCGGCCACGGCGGCTCCTCCGGGCGGGTGACACGTCGATCGTCGACGCGGGTTTCATGGAGGTGGTGCGGGCGGTCGTGCGGGACCTCGCGGGGGGTGGCTCGATGAAGCGGTGACGAGTGTGTGGGGGTATGGGGCGATACGGGGGGTGTGTGGAGCGTGAAGAGGTGTGGGGTGTGTGGGGGTGGCCGTCCCCGGGGGCGTGCGTCCGCACGCGCCCCGGGGACGGTATCGCCGTGGATCCCGCTCGGATCCACGGGTCCGGCCGGAAGCCGTCCCTCCCGGCCGGAGTCTCGGGTGAACCCGCTGATCAGCCCTGGGCGGCGATCCGGGCGAGGCGCTGGGCCTCCTCGCGGGTGCTGACGGCGACGGCGTCCTCGTCGACGGTCAGCAGGCGGCCGTCCTCGACGATCTGCCGGCCGTTGACGAAGGATGCGGTGACCGGCGCCGCCGCGCCGAAGACCAGTGCGGTCACCGGATCGGTGATGGAGGCGTGGGCGAGGGTGTCCATCTTCCACAGCACCACGTCGGCCAGCTTGCCGGGCTCCAGCGAGCCGATCTGCTCGGCCCGGCCGAGGACCTGGGCGCCGCCGTACGTGCCGAGCCGCAGCGCCTGACGGGCGTTCAGCGCGGCCTCGCGGTGTGCGCCGAGCCGGTTGATCAGCAGGGCGTTGCGCAGCTCGGTGTGGAGTTCGCCGGACTCGTTGGAGGCGGTGCCGTCGACGCCGAGGCCGACCGGGACGCCCGCCTTCAGCATGTCGGGGACGCGGGCGATGCCGGCGGCGAGGCGGGCGTTGGACGACGGGCAGTGCGCGACACCGGTCCGGGTGCGGGCGAACGCCTCGATGTCGGAGTCGTTCATGTGGACGCAGTGCGCCATCCACACGTCCTCACCGAGCCAGCCGGTGGACTCGAAGTAGTCGGTGGGGCCCATGCCGAACAGCTCGTGGCAGAACTTCTCCTCCTCCACCGTCTCCGAGCCGTGGGTGTGCAGCCGCACTCCCAGCCGGCGCGCCAGCTCGGCGCCCTCGCGCAGGAGTTCGGTGGACACCGAGAACGGGGAGCAGGGGGCGACCGCGACCTGGGTCATGGCGTCGAAGGAGGCGTCGTGGTGCTTCTTGACGGTCTCCTCGGTCGCGGCGAGCGCGCCCTCCAGGGTCTCGACGGCGAAGTCCGGCGGCAGCCCGCCGTCCTTCTCGCTGCGGTCCATCGAGCCGCGGGCCAGCGTGAAGCGCACGCCCGTCTCGGCGGCGGCCCGGATGATCGACCCGGACAGGTCGCCGGAGCCGTGCGGGTAGACGTAGTGGTGGTCCATGGCGGTGGTGACACCGCCGCGGGCCATCATGGCGAGCGATCCCCGCGCCGCCGCGTACGTCATCCGCTCGTCGATCCGCGCCCAGGTCGGGTAGAGCGCGACCAGCCAGTCGAACAGGTTGTGGTCGGTGGCCAGGCCCCGGGTGATCCACTGGTAGAAGTGGTGGTGGGTGTTGACCAGACCGGGCGTGGCCAGATGGCCGCGCCCGTCGATCCGGCGCACCACGTTCTCCAGTCCCTCGGGAGCCTTGCCCGCACCGACCGCCTCGATCCGGTTGCCGGCGAGGACGAGGTACCCGGAGGCGTACTCCGTGTCGCCCGCGTCCACGGTGGCGATCGCACAGTTCTCGATGACGACGCGCTGGGCTGCCGATGGTGCCATCGTGCTTCCTTGTCTTTCGGTGGCGGCCCGTGGTCCAGGGGGTCCCACGGGGAGGGCACGGCAGGACCCTAGGAGGATTTGAGTGCCGGAGCCGGCTGCGGGCTCCGGGTGCCGAGATGGTGGAAGAACAGGTTCAGCAGGACGGCGACGAGCGCGCCCGCGCTGATGCCGGAGCCGAGGACGGTCTGCGCCCAGGCCGGGAAGTCGGCGTAGAAGGTCGGCGCGGCCAGCGGGATGATGCCGGCGCCGAGTGCCACGGCCACCAGGATGATGTTGGAGCTGTCGTCCAGGCCCGCCTCGGAGAGCGTCCGGATGCCGCTGACGGCGATGGAGCCGAAGAGCACGATGCCGGCGCCGCCGAGGACCGGCATGGGGACCAGGGAGACGACCGCGCCGAGGACCGGGAAGGCGCCGAGGACGATCAGGCTGCCGCCGGCCACGGCGACGACGTAGCGGCTGCGCACCCGGGTGAGCGAGACGACGCCGACGTT comes from Streptomyces sp. SCL15-4 and encodes:
- a CDS encoding helix-turn-helix domain-containing protein, with translation MSPRRSYDQYCSTARALDLVGDRWTLLIVRELLAGPRRYTDLHADLPGVSTDVLASRLKEMERDGLATRRRLPPPGAVYVYELTARGRQLLPVLQALGSWGARELGERRPTDAVRAHWFALPLLRSLEGEGLVEVRLEEGEFYLRAGAEEGPVYGDGPAPGTADAYLVMDAATCEAVARGELALPQAVRDGRVTVTGEGTLAKALREA
- a CDS encoding nucleobase:cation symporter-2 family protein, encoding MAAHPVDEKLPALKMATSGLQHVAAMYAGVVAPPLIVGAAIGLSATELTFLTGACLFTAGLATFLQTLGFWKIGARLPFVNGVTFAGVAPMTAIVASTKDKSDALPVIFGAVIVAGLLGFVAAPFFSKAIRFFPPVVTGSVITLIGVSLLPVAFGWAQGPDPRAHDYGSTTYLTLAGITLLIVLLLRRFTRGFVKQIAVLIGLVAGTLLAIPFGVTDFGPVADADVVGFPTPFHFGAPRFQLAAILSLCVVMVVSMTESTADMLALGEIVERPADEKTIAAGLRADTLGSALSPLFNGFMCSAFAQNIGLVAMTRIRSRYVVATGGGFLVLMGLCPMAASLIAVVPRPVLGGAGIVLFGSVAASGIQTLVRAGLDKDNNVLIVAVSLAVGIIPITAPEFYHSFPETAKIVLDSGISTGCVTAVVLNLLFNHLGKGREAQDVTHPMEAGEEIAAVR
- a CDS encoding pyridoxal phosphate-dependent aminotransferase, with product MEFRQSNKLSEVCYEIRGPVIEHANALEEAGHSVLRLNTGNPAAFGFEAPEEILQDMIRMLPQAHGYTDSRGVLSARRAVAQRYQGLGLDVDVDDVFLGNGVSELVSMAVQALVEDGDEILIPAPDFPLWTAVTTLAGGKAVHYLCDEQADWNPDLADLASKITDRTKAVVIINPNNPTGAVYPKEVVEGILDLARRHGLMVFADEIYDQILYDDAVHHSAAALAPDLVVLTFCGLSKTYRVAGFRSGWLVVTGPKQHAKDYLEGLTMLASMRLCANAPAQYAIQAALGGRQSIRELTRPGGRLHEQRTVAWEKLNEIPGVSCVKPKGALYAFPRIDPKVHPIHDDEKFVLDLLLREKIQVVQGTGFNWPAPDHFRILTLPHAEDLEAAIGRIGRFLAGYRQ
- a CDS encoding acyl-CoA thioesterase, with amino-acid sequence MTEPFSVRVTVRGYETDTQGHLNQAVYLNYAEHARWSLLQAAGISQAGLVGRGVGPVALETTIGFRRELLAGDEVDVTCAFEWGEGKTFRIRQEIRKTDGTLAAEVTAVGGIMDLTQRKLVADPRAVFKELATDPALFGL
- a CDS encoding trypsin-like serine peptidase; this translates as MRARPAPHRTAAPHRTATPPVRSIDQGETAVFSYGRPVTHGRPAARGRRRGAVVALLCAALTAVVVPAARAGAPAPAAGQEARQAARFWTAERMAGARPLDALRHTPPAPTAPSAPAAAAARPKGTLFKGTRLVGTFFGADGPRGTAWHCTGSVIDTRARNIVLTAAHCARSMKGDYLFVPKFVKGAAPDRQPYGIFPVKRIFTDPRYVPDPGSTTTKKAVSDLDTAFARVSANQWGRSLQDAVGGGLTFTRPSGYTHRGVTVVGYPSHRHNSAGRAVRCTVPTKQLRGYRQLSMTCGGYYGGVSGSPWITDYKDDARTGHVIGNLGGYNGGGNDANVDYISYATAFGADAANLLGYAVADHAPPADLPPYRGLKGGLPGGAGRWRKAALMASGEYTGDRHGDLLAVWSDGAVTLHPGDGRGGFAAEKQLRQANSTWTHARTLTGGTFAGGGRAGLLVRWSDGEVTLYPQPGPAGLGREIRMAAPGSAWKNAVQLTAGAFRAGGGTAPLVRWADGGLTLYPGAGTGGLGASTRLLPAGGTWTRAALLTGGDFGGTAAGDLLVRWSDGALDVYTGTSAAGPGAKSRLRGPNGLWQQARVLTAGAFRHDGPADDLVVRWSDGETTLYADTRAKALGTEYTLVHPGT
- a CDS encoding histidine phosphatase family protein, whose protein sequence is MGDLFLVRHGETEWSRSGRHTGRTDVPLTEHGRDEARRLVPLIRSHRIGAAFVSPLQRARETAELIGVPDARVDADLCEWDYGGYEGVTTPEIQRSRPGWFLFTDGVAPGPPGRPGESPEQVGERADRMLAKADAALANTEGVVVLIAHGHFLRVLTARRLGLSPRHGALFQLATGALGRLGTEHGRHVVAGWNIRPPE
- a CDS encoding 8-oxoguanine deaminase; the encoded protein is MAPSAAQRVVIENCAIATVDAGDTEYASGYLVLAGNRIEAVGAGKAPEGLENVVRRIDGRGHLATPGLVNTHHHFYQWITRGLATDHNLFDWLVALYPTWARIDERMTYAAARGSLAMMARGGVTTAMDHHYVYPHGSGDLSGSIIRAAAETGVRFTLARGSMDRSEKDGGLPPDFAVETLEGALAATEETVKKHHDASFDAMTQVAVAPCSPFSVSTELLREGAELARRLGVRLHTHGSETVEEEKFCHELFGMGPTDYFESTGWLGEDVWMAHCVHMNDSDIEAFARTRTGVAHCPSSNARLAAGIARVPDMLKAGVPVGLGVDGTASNESGELHTELRNALLINRLGAHREAALNARQALRLGTYGGAQVLGRAEQIGSLEPGKLADVVLWKMDTLAHASITDPVTALVFGAAAPVTASFVNGRQIVEDGRLLTVDEDAVAVSTREEAQRLARIAAQG
- a CDS encoding DUF4232 domain-containing protein codes for the protein MPATTRPAAGLAARTAGLALTLAAGLTLTACGTTTTAAPAATAPAATAPPCRTASLAWTLSLLDGDGDGDSDDGDGAGRGGHRSGARLVAVNKGSGPCVFSGFPGLEIHHGKADGIEGTGAGRPAALSLPGQAAVAVDLRYTRRGTPGADTSWCVRQHEATVRAPHDTDGTVVPVTDAHGKAAVLDACGETIAMAAPHRTAAGS